Sequence from the Seonamhaeicola sp. ML3 genome:
TCGATGTTGGCTGTATTTGTATTGTCAATTACCGGCGGTGTCGTATCCACCACGGTAATGGTCTGTGTATTTGAAGTTTCGTTCCCACAGGCATCTGTAGCGGTCCAAGTCCTAGTAATGGTCTTGGTGTTCCCGCACGATTCCACAACGTTATCCGATTCAGTGATGGTCACGTCCCCACAGGTATCAGAAGCAGTTGCAACACCAGTATTGGCTGAGGATTCATCCTCGGTACACTCAATGGTCACATCGGCAGGTACTGTTAACGTAGGAGGTGTTGTATCCTCAACAGTAATTGTTTGTGTTCCCGAAGTACTGTTCCCACAGGCATCCGTAGCTGTCCATGTTCTTGTGATGGTCTTGGAGTTACCGCAAGCAGTAACAACCGCATCACTTTCCGTAATGGTCACATCCCCACAGGTATCCGAACCAGTTGCAAGACCAGTATTGGCAGACGATTCATCTTCTGTACATTCAATAGTTACATCAGCAGGTACGTTTAAAGTAGGTGCTGTAGTATCTTCAGTCGTAATTGTTTGTGTTTGAGAAGTACTGTTGCCACAAGCATCAGTAGCCGTCCATGTTCTTGTTATTATCACAGTATTACCACAAGGACCAGCAACGGTAGCATCGGATTGTGTGATTGTAACATCACCACAAGTATCAGAGCTAGTAGCTTCTCCTGTACTAGCAGAAGAGGTATCTGCAGTACATTCTACTGTGATATCGGCAGGCACTGTTAATGAAGGTGCCGTTGTGTCTTCAATGGTGAATGTCGCCGTAGTAGTGCTCGAGTTTCCACAGTCATCTGTTGCTGTAAAGGTTACAGTAGCCGTACCGGTCTCTCCACAATCATCGCTAAGCGCGCTGAAGTCGTTGGACCAAGTGACATTGCTACAAGCATCTGAAGCTACAGCGCCACCGTTGTTTGCCAACCAGGTATTAAGGTCTGATGTATTTCCAGCCCCGTCACATTCCACAGTACTATTGCTAGCTGCTGTATTGATGGTAGGAGGCGTTGTGTCTTCAATAGTGAATGTCGCCGCAGTAGTGCTCGAGTTTCCACAGTCATCAGTTGCTGTGAAGGTTACAGTAGCCGTACCAGTCTCTCCACAATCATCGCTAAGTGCGCTGAAGTCGTTGGACCAAGTGACATTGCTACAAGCATCTGAAGCTACAGCGCCACCGTTGTTTGCCAACCAGGTATTAAGGTCTGATGTATTTCCAGCTCCGTCACATTCCACAGTGCTATTGCTAGCTGCTGTATCGATGGTAGCAGGCGTGGTGTCTTCAATAGTGAATGTCGCCGTAGTAGTGCTCGAGTTTCCACAGTCATCTGTTGCTGTAAAGGTAACAGTAGCCGTACCGGTCTCTCCACAATCATCGCTAAGTGCGCTGAAGTCGTTGGACCAAGTGACATTGCTACAAGTATCTGAAGCTACAGCGCCACCGTTATTTGCCAACCAAGTATTAAGGTCTGATGTATTTCCAGCTCCGTCACATTGTACAGTGTTATCACTAGCAGCAGTGTCAATTGTTGGAGGGGTATTGTCTGTAACAGTAAATGTTGCGGTTGTTGAATTAGAATTCCCACAATCGTCAGTAGCTGTGAAAACAATAGTTACTGAACCTGTCACTGCACAAATATAATTTATGTCAGTATAATCATTCGACCATGTTACATCGCTACAAGAATCTGAGGCAGTTGCACCACCGTTAGAATTTAACCAAGCAGTTAATACAGCAATGGTGTCAGTTCCATCACATTCGATAATACTATCGCTAGCAGCAGTATCGATTGTTGGAGGTGTAGTGTCTTCAATTGTAAAGATAGCTGTTGTCGTGCTCGTATTTCCACAGTCATCAGTTGCTGTAAATGTCACTGTAGCCGTACCGGTCTCACCACAATCATCGCTGAGTGTGCTAAAATCGTTAGACCAGGTTACACCACCACAAGTATCTGAAGCAGTAGCACCACCGTTGTTCGACAGCCAAGTATTTAAATCTGAAGTATTACCAGCACCGTCGCATTGTACAGTGCTATCGCTAGCAGGAGTGTCAATAGTTGGAGGTGTTGCGTCTTCAATGGTGAAGGTCGCTGTAGTTGTACTTGAATTTCCACAGTCATCTGTTGCTGTGAATGTCACAGTAGCCGAACCGGTTTCACCACAGTCGTCACTAAGTGCGCTGAAGTCATTGGCCCAGGTTACGCCACCACAAGAATCTGAAGCGGTCGCCCCACCGTTGTTCGACAGCCAAGTATTTAAATCTGAAGTATTACCGGCACCATCGCACTGCACAGTGCTATCACTAGCAGGAGTATCAATTGTAGGAGCGGTAGTATCTATTATTGTTATCGTTTGAGTAAAATTAGCTAATGTTTCACCACATTCATCAGTAAAACTCCAACTGTTTGTATAGGTTCCCGCATTTTGACAATTAACGTCTTCAACAAATGGTCCACTTGTTTTTACTAATGTAGGAGTACATATGTTAGTACTAGGGAATAGTGCTTGAGCATTATTCAATTCATTTATGTCATCACATTCAATCGTTCTATCTAGGCTGTTTGGTAGCGTTTGCCAAGATATACTCGGTTGATTTATGTTAATTAGTATAGGGTCTTTTATTCCTACACCACAGGCATCAAGATTTGCAGAACTGTTTGTAGTTACCACCTCTGGATTTTGTTCACCTGAATAACTAGCTATAAGTTGTAAATTAAAATCAAGATCACAGTTGTCTTCTAAGAAGAAACAGGCATCTTTAACTTGAAAATCAAAATCTATATTAAATCCAGGGTCACCGGCCTCAACAATATCGTCAGGAATTGAAAACTCAACAAAGTTAGTGACTGGATTATAAGTATATGTCACTCCAGTAGGGAAAGATGGAGTAGGTATTAGGTTATCCTCAACTAACATTACTTGTGGAGGTAAAGTAGCTGATATTTTCAAGTCTTTGGCATTATCATTTCCTTTATTCTCAATTGAAAAGCTTCCACCAAAAGTATCTCCAGGATTAAATGTGGTAGAGGCAGTATCTAAAGTTAATTGAATATTACTAAAGTCAGGGGCCCAAATATCAACAGATAAACCTAATAAAAATAAACCATACGTTTCTTGGTTTGAAGTTAGTCTTATTGTTGCAGATGTTTGGTTATTCCCTATTATTGTATTTCCAGGGTTGTCCAATTGAAACACAGCAGCATCAAAACCTAATGTGTTTGTACTTGCAGGAACCCTGTCTAAAAAGTTGTTGTTATCAATTGTAATTCTACTATTGAAGAAATTTGATGTTGTTCTTATCGGAGCTGTTGGTGAGGTTGATAAATCAATAAATGTATTAGAAACATTTTCAATTTGTAGTCTATCCCCTCCATAACCTTGGTCTCCTTCCAAGGCACCAACTAATATGTTAGCACTAACATTACCAGTAGGTACAGTTTGGAATCCATTGAAGTCTATATTATAACTTCCACTGCCATTTTTTACATGGGCATACCCATCAAAGATTGCAATATTTTTTCTTGGTAGTGTTGGGCTTTCGTATACGAACACTATTTGCCATCCACCAGAAACACCTGTAGGTATTCCTGTTTGATAATCGTTCAACGAACCAATTTTACCTTCAACATTCGCTACCTGATAGGTTCCGTAAGGGCTAATGCTGTTGTTCATTAAGTTAGTAACTTCAGTAGTAATCTCTTTCACACATATATAAGGAGCGTTACTAAATCTCGTATCTAGACCTCTGTAAATTACTTCATCTGCTGTATAGGTTGTATAAGCAGTTTCAGATGGAAGCATTAGTTTAATATCATTAAAATTCCATGTTGGTTGGTTGTCCGATCCTGGACCAGAAGGTTCTTGATCGGCAGCAGCCCAATACAGATAAACTTTTTTGATATTTAAACAACTAGCTCCAGGGGCAGGGTTAGCAAAATCTGCATTACTGGAGTTAAAAGTGGTAGCATCATTGTCTATGTCAACATAGACCAGGTTTGAAAAACCATCGTTGTTGCCTCCTCCTGTATAGTTTCCCGTAGCCGAAGTAGAAATGGTATTGTTTGCTATGATTGTAAAATCCCCGTTTACGGCTTCATTAAATCTTGGCGTAAAAGCCTGCTGCAACTGTGCACTTACGTACACACTAGATAACAGAAAAACTACAAGAGTAAGTTTTGAAGCGTTTATAGATTTGGTAAAAATTTTCATAAGCCTATACTTAATGATTTGTTTGTGTTTTTAGTGACCCAATAAGTTCGGATTAGGTATTACGGTTCTTATTATAACATGCTCTCTAATAGAAGAATCATCGGGACCTACTATAATCTTATGATATAAAGATGAGCCTTGTTCTGTGTTATTAGTTCTCAAAACTTTTACGTAAAATTTAACTTCAGAAAATGAATCAACCGTTATGAAATTTATAACGGCATTTTTACTTTCATTTAAAAAACTGATTGTTAAACTTTCAGATTCTTGAATTTCTGAGTTATCCTCTTGATAACTTTTCCCTTCTTTATTATTAATTACGTCTTCATATTCTAATTTGGGTTTAACACCTAAACTAGATAGAGAGTAATTTACTTTTGAAGATGTATTGTTTGTAACAGAGAGTAAATGTACATGCTCTGCATTAATATCAGGTTGATCACTGTAGTTTAAAATCTCTAGTTTGAAATCATCAACTGTTTGTGCCAACACTACTTGGGTATTAAGCAAAAAAGTAGACAATAAAAAAGTTGAAAGAAGACCTTTTCCTAATTTTACTAAGAATTTAATTCCCATACTTCAATGTGTTTTGTTAATCAATTTATTATAAAGACACAATAGCAAAAAAATTGTCACTACTATTGGCTAATGTCTCATAGTTAATTTAAACAACGATAAAGTTTTCGAGGGAAAAACTGAGAAGGAGCAGTACTATTTATTGTACTGTATATAGAGTCGAAATTTAGATTTGGGGTCATAATTTTGAATAATTATATACAATAACAAAAAAAACAACTACAGGTTATTAGCTCAAAAATTCGAGTTAAACCACTTAATTATTCGATTAACAGTATTAAGAATACTTTTAATCTGCCGATAAGTGCTCTTAAACGAAAACTGCATTGTTGTTTATATTAACTCCATTATCAAGTTTAAATATTATTTCATTTAAATTTACGTCACAAATAAATTGAATTAAATCGAGAAAAACAACTTTTTGTCGATAAAAAACGCATTTAATCGAAATAATGAAATCTTTAACTATAGTAAGACATGCCAAGTCATCATGGAAATATGATGTAATTGATTACGAGCGACCTCTGAAAGAAAGAGGCATAAACGATGCTAAAACAATAGCACAATGTTTAAGAAAAAAAAGCATTCATTATGATAAGATTTTATCTAGTGATGCATTGAGAGCCAGGTCTACTGCTGAAATATTCATCAAAAATTTAGATCTAAACTCAGAGCTTTTAGAGTTTAATCACAAATTATATGATTTTGAAGGCAGGGACTTAATAAATGTTATTAAGAAGTGTGATGATAAGATTAATAATTTACTGTTGTTTGGTCATAACCATGCTATAACAGCGTTTGTTAATAGTTATGGTAGCATATTTATTGATAATATTCCTACAAGTGGTGTAGTGATTATTGAATTTAAAATTAATTCTTGGCAAGAACTGAAACCAGGTAATACATTAGTTAAATTGTTTCCTAAAGAATTAAATATGAAGTAAAAACCTACTTATTACCGATTAAAAGTAAAATAATTAGACAAAATGATTGTTTTTTACGTTAAAATGTATAAATTAGCCAACTAAACCACAAATCTTACCATAATGAAATTTAAATTAATCCTGGTTTTTCTTGGTTGCTTCCTTTTCTTTGGGACAAGTTTTGCACAAAAAAAGAAAGACCCGAAAAGTATAATCAGTGATAGAGTTGCTATAAAGAAATATCATAGTAAATCTGAATTGGATGGCAAGCAAAAGGGAGAGTTATTAGTACTTTATGTAGAAAGAATAGAAAGCTTAGTTCAATTATTACCATATATAGCATTTGCAACAAAGCCAGGTATAACATTATCAACTTTGGGCATTCCTAATGATAGTGATAATAGGAAAGCTCTTGACGATCAATTTGATGCTACATCAGAGTTTTTAAAACAAAATGAAGAGTTTCAAAAGAGAATATTACCATATTCGGATACTGATGATTTAATTTCTGCTATTTTATTTTATGAGGACACTTTAAAATCCTTACATGAATATAGTGAGTTTCATTAAAAATCTTTTTCTGTAAATACAATATCAAGGGCCTTTATGGGCTCTTTTTTTTGATTCAACACTCGATAAAAGGCATAATATTATTTTTTTTGAAAGATTATTATTTCAAAATAAAAGTATTTCGTCGATTTTTTTTGTGTTTTGTGGATTTTATCTATATTTGAAACAGAAACCCAATTCTATCAAAATAATTTAAAATGATTCGCCATGAAAAATTTTAAAGGTTTAGCCTATATATTTTTATTGTTTATAATAACTGGTCTAGAAGCACAACAAGAGAAAGGCATTGTTGGTGCCTCCAATTGGTTAGATAATTGGACTGAATTCAATCCAAAGCAAGTTTATCACAGGGAACCAACTACAATCATTTCAGGAAATATAACCCAAGACACGAAACTCTACAAAAGAGACACGTATTTACTCGTTGGTAGTGTATTTGTATCAAATAATGCTATTCTCAGTATAGAGCCAGGAACGGTTATTCTTGCTGATTATACTTCAAGCGCTTCATTGACTATATCTAAAGGTGCCAAAATTTTGGCTGAGGGTACAGAAACTGATCCAATAATTTTTTCTTCCAACAGAAGTATTAAACATTCTGGTGATTGGGGTGGTTTAATATTGTTAGGTGATGCACCTCTCAATAAATTCGGAAATGGCTCGGTATCAAGTTTGTATACTAATTTAGATTCGTCCAACTATACCAATGTGAACTATGGAGGTGAAGATATGTGTAGTGATTCGGGGATATTAAAATACGTTAGAATTGAATATGCTGGAAAGCGAGTTCGAGGCGCTGGTTATCTTAATGGGTTGCTGTTAGCTGGTGTAGGAAATAAAACGACACTAGAAAATATAATGGTTAGCCATAGTGCCGGCGATGGTTTTGAAATTTTAGGAGGAGAAGTTAATCTAAATAAAGCTATTAGTTTCAAGAATAGCAGTAATGACTTTAAATTCAATTACGGTGCCCAATGTAAGTTGGACAATTCTTTAGTTATAAGGTCTCCATATGTGTCTAGCAGCGAGGGGTCTAGATGTCTTCAAATACTTTCTTATGATAATAAAGGTGAAATGGATTTCTCAAAAAAGGAAACTTATGTTCAGGCAGAAAACCTCACCATGTTAAACGATAGTAGAAATTTAGAGGAAGATATTGAAAAAGGATTAGTAAATGAAGCCCTTTATGTCGCTACTAATGCAAAGTTGGAGATGAACAAAACGGTAATCTCGGGTTTTAATCCGGCTGTTGTTCTAGACGATGAAATTAGCATTAATCAGGAGAATCTAGAAAAAATAAAGTTTACAGGTATGTATTTTAATAACTGTAACGGTAACATTTTTGTTGAAAATAACAGTAATAATGATGATTTAGAGAATTGGTATGGCAATGCATCATTCTTCAATGTATATTCTAAAAGTAATAACAACGAAACTTTTATTGACATAGAAAATAAAAGAAAACCTGATTATAGGTTGAGAATAAACAAGATTATTGCTACAAACAAAGATCCAGATTTAGAAGATTAATTAATGTGTGATTTGAAATAAATGATAATTAAAAGAGTACAAATAATATTTAATGAAGAAACTTATACCCATAGTACTCCTTCTTATTGTGTTTACGGTTTCAGTAAATGCTCAAATAGTTATTAGTAAACCTAATTTAAGTTTTACTCAGGCTTGTGCCAGTGCTTCATTTAATTCTTATAACGTAACTTTTTCATTCTCTCCAGAATCTGGAATATCGAGTTCCAATACATTTATAATTGAACTTTCAGATGCTACGGGTGATTTTTCTAATGCACAAACTATCTTTACTTCAGCATCAGGAAGTATATCAACTTCCCCTGCGACTATAAGTTTTTCATTACCTGTTGATACTGCGGGTGAAGCTTATAAACTCAGAATAAAAAGCACTTCTCCTGTAGCAACTAGTAGTGCATCTGATGCTTTTGCTGCTTACTATAAAGTTCAAGATACTCCATTTACTATTAACAACTTAATTGAAAACGCGGTTTTTTGTTCTGGAGATAGTTATTTGTTAACAATAGATAATCCGGGAGGACCTTTAAATGACTCCCCGCTTCAATATGATTTCTTAACTTTTAACTGGTATAAGGAAACCAGTGAGACCACATCTGTATTCGTCGCTTCAGGAGATAGTTTGGAAGTTACAGAATCGGGTACATATTTCGTTGAGACAAATTACGGATCATGTACTTCAGATTCGTTTTCTAATCGAGTTACAGTTGCAGAAGCATCTTCAGAGGAAACGAGTACCTCTATAAATTCATCATTGGGAAACCCATACTGTTTTGAGAATGGACCTACTACTTTAAGTGCTATTTCGGGTGACTCATACCAGTGGTTTAAAGATGGTGAGGCTATTGATGGTGCTACAGCACAAATGTATATTACTAATGAATCCGGAAGGTATTCAGTTATTGTAGATTTAGGTGATTGCTCGGCAACGGCAAGTATCAATTTAGAAAATACTGGGTTTACAAGTAGTATTGATGTTGATGAAACTATTAGATTGGAAGAAGGAGAAACTCTTGTTGTAAACATAACTACCTCAGCTACTAACCCAACTTTTCAATGGCTTAGAGATGGTAATTCATTGCCCTCTGCGTCATCGAATAGTTATGAGATTGCAGAATCTGGAAATTATAGGGTGATTATTACCCAAAATATTGGTTGTGCTTCGACCAAAGAGTTTGTTTTCAGAGTAACAGAACAATTTCCTGATGTTGCAGAAATCCCCAATTTAATTAGCCCTAATGGAGATGATATTAATGACACTTGGATTATACCACAGCAGTTTACAAGTGGCACTAATACAAAGGTTATGATTTTGAATTCGCAAGGTAAAATAGTTTTAAACACAAATGATTATGAAAACAATTGGCCTGCTAATTTAAATTTTAAGGACATCAACCCAGTTTACTATTATATTATCACAACCTCAAACAACCAGACACGTAAAGGATCGATTACGGTAGTCAAATAACATGAATAAATATTTACTTTATTTAATATTATTTGTTTCAATAACACAATGCATCCATTCTCAAGAGAATGGTGTTGTGGCTTTAGACCTTCCTGTAAGAAACTCTTTGAAGTTTAATCGATATGTAATAAACCCAACATTTAGCTTTGTTCGTGAGCAGAATAAGGTCATTAGTTTTAGTAATAAGCGCCAATGGGTTCAATTCGATAATGCGCCTCAAGCCTATTTATTTGGTTATTCGGGAAGATTTAGTGAGAATATAGGAGCTGGTATTGGTTTATTTCAACAAGACTATGGGGTTCAAACGGTTTTTGGAGGTATAGTTAACTTGGCTTATAATGCAGTTCTTAATAGAGATAACAACCTAACTTTTGGATTGAATGTTGGTGCATATCAGAGTGGTATAAATGAGGCCAAGGTTATAACTAATTTCCCAGATCCTTCATTACAGAATATTCCCGAACATTTTATTTTAACGGTGAATCCCGGAATTAATTATGGAACAACATTTTTTGACTTTGGAGTATCGATTAATAATCTGGTTTCTTACAACCTAAGTCAATCTAAATTGATTGAGGATAATCCTGAACAAAGCATTCAGGCTCATATTATGTATACTGGCTACATGGATAGTCGTGGTTTTTTTGATGAGAGTAAGTTTTCTACGTTAATACGTTCTGAATTTAAAAGTGAAACAACAGTTATCTCAGGCCTTGCAATGCTCACAATACCAAAAGGTATTTGGGCTCAAGTAGGTTACAATACTTTATATGGAGCTTCGGCTGGCTTAGGGTTTAATATAAGTTCTGAAATAGCCTTAGAGTATAATTATGAACAATCTGTGGGAGAGCTATCAGATTTTGGTAATTCACATGAGTTCACCGTGGCATATAGATTTAAAAACAATAACAGGTATGTTTACAGTGGTGATGATGAAGAGCGATCTGTTTTTGTTCCAAAAAGAAAAAAACGCACTATTTCCAAGCGTAAAACCTCTAATAGTAATCCAAGTAGGCCTGATCCAAGAAAATCCAAAACTGAAGATATTCAGGTTGCCGACAATAATTCTGATA
This genomic interval carries:
- a CDS encoding gliding motility-associated C-terminal domain-containing protein, whose amino-acid sequence is MKKLIPIVLLLIVFTVSVNAQIVISKPNLSFTQACASASFNSYNVTFSFSPESGISSSNTFIIELSDATGDFSNAQTIFTSASGSISTSPATISFSLPVDTAGEAYKLRIKSTSPVATSSASDAFAAYYKVQDTPFTINNLIENAVFCSGDSYLLTIDNPGGPLNDSPLQYDFLTFNWYKETSETTSVFVASGDSLEVTESGTYFVETNYGSCTSDSFSNRVTVAEASSEETSTSINSSLGNPYCFENGPTTLSAISGDSYQWFKDGEAIDGATAQMYITNESGRYSVIVDLGDCSATASINLENTGFTSSIDVDETIRLEEGETLVVNITTSATNPTFQWLRDGNSLPSASSNSYEIAESGNYRVIITQNIGCASTKEFVFRVTEQFPDVAEIPNLISPNGDDINDTWIIPQQFTSGTNTKVMILNSQGKIVLNTNDYENNWPANLNFKDINPVYYYIITTSNNQTRKGSITVVK
- a CDS encoding histidine phosphatase family protein; translation: MKSLTIVRHAKSSWKYDVIDYERPLKERGINDAKTIAQCLRKKSIHYDKILSSDALRARSTAEIFIKNLDLNSELLEFNHKLYDFEGRDLINVIKKCDDKINNLLLFGHNHAITAFVNSYGSIFIDNIPTSGVVIIEFKINSWQELKPGNTLVKLFPKELNMK